GAAGCCGGCTTGCCCGACGGGGTTTTCAACATTGTCCACGGCGATGTCGATATCGTCAATGCCATTTGCGACCATCCGGATATTGAAGCGGTTTCGTTTGTCGGTTCCACCAAAGTGGCAAAAATTGTGTACCAAAGAGCGACTTCAAATTATAAAAGATGCCTGTCATTAGGCGGTGCTAAAAACCACCTGATGGTCCTGCCCGATGCGATTCCGGAAATGACGGCACAGAATGTGGCCGCTTCCATGTCAGGTTGCGCCGGGCAGCGTTGTATGGCGGCATCTGCAATGATTGGCGTGGGCGATGTCGATCCGATAATTGCAAAAATCTGTGATGAAGCCAGGAAGATTATTCCGGGTGAAAATCTCGGTGCCGTCATCAACAAAGAGTCTCAGCAACGAATCGAAAGATACATCACCGAAGCCGAAAATGACGGCGCTAAAATATTGGTCGACGGGCGAAACACTAAAGTTTCCGGAAAGGAAAACGGCACTTACGTAGGGCCAACAGTGATTGATTATGTCACGCCTCAAATGAGTGTCGCAAGAGAAGAGATCTTCGGGCCGGTAATCTCTATCATGAGGACAAAAACTGTCGACGAAGCCTTGTCAATCGAAAATGCGAATCCATACGGAAATGCCGCAAGTGTTTTTACCCAAAACGGCGGTATGGCACGCTATATTATTGACAAAGCAAGCGCCGGAATGATCGGAGTGAATGTCGGTGTTCCTGTTCCAAGGGAGCCTTTCAGTTTTGGCGGATGGAACGAAAGTAAGTTTGGTGTAGGTGATATTACAGGAAAAAGTTCCATCGAATTCTGGACGAAACTCAAGAAATCAACGATCAAATGGAACGCAGAAGCGGGTGTGAACTGGATGAGCTGATGCATTCAAAAAGCTGAAGGCCTAAAGCGCAGCGTGTCCAACAATCTAAAATCCAATGAAATGATTACCAAAGAAGATACTTTAAAAAAAGAACAAATCATCGCCGACAGCAAGGAATTCAGCTTGTTTTCCTGGTCGGCACAGGCGAGCGTAAATCCGATTGCGATTGAACGCGCGGAAGGGGTTTACTTATACGAATACGGCGGCAAACGTATCATCGACTTTTCGTCGGGATTGATGTCTGTAAACATAGGCCATGGCGACCAACGTGTAACTGATGCTGTTGTCGAACAAATGCAGAAAGTGAGTTTCGTCACCCCAAGCTGCACTACCGAAATCCGTGCTAAACTGTCCAGGAAACTGGCTGAAATCTGTCCTGGCGATTTAAACAAGGCATTTTATACTTTATGCGGAACGTCATCGATTGACAATGCGATCAAACTCGCCAGATTGTATACGGGAAGGCATAAAATCATCGGAAGATACCGCGCTTTCCACGGCGGTTCAATCGGCGGAATGACCGTTGGCGGCGATCCTCGAAAACTCGCCAATGATTCCCAGCAAATGCCGAATGCCGTGCATCTTGATGACCCGTATTATTTCTTCGGGATGAAAGACCTGGATGAAAAAACGAAATTGCATTTAAGCCTGGAATATGTAGAAAGGGTGATCCACTTAGAAGGGAAAACCAATATCGCCGCCTTTATTTTTGAAGGCGAAAGCGGTTCTTCAGGTTGCCTGAAATATCCAAAAGGTTATTTAAAAGGGGTTAAGGCCTTATGCGAAAAATACGGAATCCTGTTCGTTGCCGATGAAGTCATGAGCGGATTCGGGCGTACCGGGAAATGGTTCGGTTTTGAAAACCACGATATCGTCCCCGATATGGTTTGCATGGCCAAAGGCCTGACCGCGTCCTATCTGCCGTTAGGCTGCCTGATGGTTTCGGATAAAATCGCTGAAAAATTTGAGAACACCCCGATGATGATCGGACTTACATATAACGGACATCCGGTTGCTCTGGCTGCGGCTTTGGCTGTAATCAACATTTACGAAAGTGACAATCTGATTGAAAATGCCCGTGATATGGGCGCTTATCTCGAATCACGTATTGAAGCCATGAGGAGCCAACATCGAAGCATGGGCGCTTTCCGCAACACCGGATTGCTGGGCTGCCTCGATATCCTGAAAAATAAAGCCACAGGCGAATTGATTGCGCCCTACAACGCTGCCGCAGATGATTTGAAAGTGACCAACCAGATCG
This genomic stretch from Flavobacterium pallidum harbors:
- a CDS encoding CoA-acylating methylmalonate-semialdehyde dehydrogenase yields the protein MKYPAIQNYIDGKFVSASTSKTMDVISPLDGNHLSTVPMSSDSDLDKAVKAAQAAFPSWSKTPIKERVQVFFRYKYLLEKNLKELAELCSEENGKTYGESVAEIEKCIELTEFATSLPQLITGELLEVSKGVECRTEHVPLGVVASIVPFNFPSMVPNWTIPNAIALGNCMIIKPSEKVPLSCGRLAGLLKEAGLPDGVFNIVHGDVDIVNAICDHPDIEAVSFVGSTKVAKIVYQRATSNYKRCLSLGGAKNHLMVLPDAIPEMTAQNVAASMSGCAGQRCMAASAMIGVGDVDPIIAKICDEARKIIPGENLGAVINKESQQRIERYITEAENDGAKILVDGRNTKVSGKENGTYVGPTVIDYVTPQMSVAREEIFGPVISIMRTKTVDEALSIENANPYGNAASVFTQNGGMARYIIDKASAGMIGVNVGVPVPREPFSFGGWNESKFGVGDITGKSSIEFWTKLKKSTIKWNAEAGVNWMS
- a CDS encoding aminotransferase class III-fold pyridoxal phosphate-dependent enzyme, which codes for MITKEDTLKKEQIIADSKEFSLFSWSAQASVNPIAIERAEGVYLYEYGGKRIIDFSSGLMSVNIGHGDQRVTDAVVEQMQKVSFVTPSCTTEIRAKLSRKLAEICPGDLNKAFYTLCGTSSIDNAIKLARLYTGRHKIIGRYRAFHGGSIGGMTVGGDPRKLANDSQQMPNAVHLDDPYYFFGMKDLDEKTKLHLSLEYVERVIHLEGKTNIAAFIFEGESGSSGCLKYPKGYLKGVKALCEKYGILFVADEVMSGFGRTGKWFGFENHDIVPDMVCMAKGLTASYLPLGCLMVSDKIAEKFENTPMMIGLTYNGHPVALAAALAVINIYESDNLIENARDMGAYLESRIEAMRSQHRSMGAFRNTGLLGCLDILKNKATGELIAPYNAAADDLKVTNQIAAKVRELGLYTFVRWGYIFIAPPLCVNKEQIDEGLAIISEALRISDAAMV